The following coding sequences lie in one Cloacibacillus sp. An23 genomic window:
- a CDS encoding B12-binding domain-containing radical SAM protein, giving the protein MEIKLVKNGGGRSKFIDAGALVEISGKRVLGVNPPVRDFAFMDLWSKPLGLLYLLQSLRARNSVALFDCVWEAREGLKTFGRQKTAKHEIEKPEAYASVRRRYFHFGPAREKAAAKLAALGAPDVVLLTSVMTYWYHGVKWAIELLRELFPESVIILGGVYASLCPEHASRLGADYVVSGRAEPAAPYPAMDLYGAVNYGVSMTSFGCPFSCGYCASRLLWPRYRRRSVEDALAEIECQTELGARDIAFYDDALLLGEEGFFYPLCRALSARYGSSLRLHTPNGLHVRQIDARCAETLAGSNFKTIRLSLESIDPEIARESSGKVAREEYASAVKNLLAAGYGSEDCETYILAGLPGQDIQSVKDTINFVWDNGGVPKLAEFSPIPGTPLFEAAAQKLPALRSEPLLQNNSVYCSYFSRDITPDELQELKDMTKRRR; this is encoded by the coding sequence GTGGAGATAAAACTTGTGAAAAACGGCGGCGGCCGGTCGAAATTCATAGACGCGGGCGCGCTCGTGGAAATTTCGGGAAAGCGCGTGCTCGGCGTCAATCCGCCCGTGCGCGACTTCGCCTTCATGGACCTGTGGTCGAAGCCGCTCGGCCTGCTCTATCTGCTGCAAAGCCTGCGCGCGCGCAACTCCGTCGCGCTCTTCGACTGCGTGTGGGAGGCGCGCGAAGGGCTGAAGACGTTCGGACGGCAGAAGACCGCGAAACACGAGATAGAAAAGCCCGAAGCATACGCTTCGGTGCGCCGCCGCTACTTCCACTTCGGCCCGGCGCGCGAAAAGGCCGCCGCGAAGCTCGCGGCCCTCGGCGCGCCCGACGTCGTGCTGCTCACCTCCGTCATGACCTACTGGTATCACGGCGTGAAATGGGCGATAGAGCTGCTGCGCGAACTGTTCCCCGAAAGCGTGATAATCTTAGGCGGCGTCTACGCCTCGCTCTGCCCGGAGCATGCGTCCCGCCTCGGCGCGGATTACGTCGTGAGCGGACGCGCGGAGCCTGCCGCGCCCTATCCGGCGATGGATCTCTACGGCGCGGTGAATTACGGCGTCTCTATGACGTCGTTCGGCTGTCCCTTCTCGTGCGGCTACTGCGCCTCGCGCCTGCTGTGGCCGCGCTACCGCAGAAGAAGTGTGGAAGATGCGCTCGCCGAGATAGAATGCCAGACGGAGCTCGGCGCGCGCGACATAGCTTTTTACGACGATGCGCTGCTGCTCGGCGAAGAAGGATTTTTCTACCCGCTCTGCCGCGCCCTCTCCGCGCGTTACGGCTCCTCGCTGCGGCTGCATACGCCGAACGGCCTTCACGTGCGCCAGATCGACGCGCGCTGCGCGGAGACGCTCGCCGGGAGCAACTTCAAAACGATACGCCTCTCGCTCGAAAGTATAGACCCGGAAATCGCGCGCGAAAGCTCCGGCAAGGTCGCGCGCGAGGAATACGCCTCCGCCGTCAAAAATCTGCTCGCGGCGGGCTACGGCTCCGAAGACTGCGAGACGTACATCCTCGCTGGCCTTCCGGGTCAGGACATACAGTCTGTGAAAGATACGATAAACTTCGTCTGGGACAACGGCGGCGTGCCGAAACTCGCGGAATTCTCGCCTATTCCCGGAACGCCGCTCTTCGAGGCCGCCGCGCAAAAACTCCCCGCCCTGCGCTCCGAGCCGCTGCTCCAGAACAATTCCGTCTACTGCTCGTACTTCTCGCGCGACATAACGCCGGACGAGCTCCAGGAGCTGAAGGACATGACGAAGCGCCGGCGGTGA
- a CDS encoding GIY-YIG nuclease family protein: MKNGVIYIGVASDLPRRVGVRNSRELNGFSRKYNADKPVWYRFFDTMEEAVQAEKRMKEWNRAWKIREIEKLNPEWRDLAEGEL; encoded by the coding sequence ATAAAGAACGGAGTAATTTATATAGGCGTCGCATCGGATTTGCCGCGAAGGGTGGGCGTACGCAATAGCCGCGAGCTTAACGGTTTCTCGAGAAAGTACAACGCCGATAAGCCGGTATGGTACAGGTTCTTCGATACTATGGAAGAAGCTGTACAAGCAGAAAAACGCATGAAAGAATGGAACCGGGCATGGAAAATAAGAGAAATCGAAAAACTAAACCCGGAGTGGAGAGACCTCGCCGAAGGAGAACTTTAA
- a CDS encoding ShlB/FhaC/HecB family hemolysin secretion/activation protein produces MSSLLCSLPPAFGASPLPSFDEDAVRTYPPYMRTGTPDIEVEEPDVKPSGTPQEGNTGTAEDPAFFVKAVRLTGYEVLDEKGELKAILGKYSGRSVKVRELTSLTDEITNYCRERGYTIPLAVVPKQEIVDGVLEVKIYVASYDGVEITVNSSDIYDKTLQRYVSCLKRGDVITDRRLETAINNLNDLPGVQARAILRPGSEPGTTKIDIEVKKRKVWNNYIYADNGGGYYSGRYRYGFNTEINNPTRTGDKIIVSGMITNEETKNYSLRYEMPVGARGTRLGFAYSKTNYEFTPNSLYDSLGESEGLSVYGLTPLYRSKADRLTLIYGYDHRNITDEYRFREEILRPFDFGRDKTASVWHIGLSGSRYGVNQFLQYSLVYWYGDIKTDGGGAYYDGGYHKLTADMLKIWYWGRFNARVRARGQLASRALDGSEQFFLGGINGVRAYANGDGYGDSGYTATGEIRYNVGVPGLELAAFIDVGAAKNLATPNNEIDHLAGWGVGLRYTKPNDWYAQFDFARKINGRPDRSEPGDDDFRLWFQVYKMF; encoded by the coding sequence ATGTCGTCGCTGCTTTGCTCTTTACCGCCGGCGTTCGGCGCGTCGCCCCTGCCGTCCTTCGACGAAGACGCCGTGCGCACCTACCCTCCGTACATGCGGACCGGGACGCCGGATATCGAAGTTGAAGAGCCGGACGTGAAGCCCTCGGGAACTCCGCAGGAAGGCAACACCGGGACGGCGGAAGACCCGGCCTTCTTCGTGAAGGCCGTCAGACTCACCGGCTACGAAGTGCTCGACGAAAAAGGCGAGCTCAAAGCGATACTCGGCAAATACAGCGGGCGCAGCGTAAAAGTGCGTGAACTCACGTCGCTGACGGACGAGATAACGAACTACTGCCGCGAACGCGGCTACACCATACCGCTCGCCGTCGTACCGAAACAGGAGATCGTGGACGGCGTGCTCGAAGTCAAAATATACGTCGCCTCCTACGACGGCGTCGAGATAACCGTCAACTCATCCGACATCTACGACAAAACATTACAGCGCTACGTGAGCTGCCTCAAACGCGGCGACGTCATAACCGACCGCAGGCTCGAAACCGCGATAAACAACCTCAACGACCTCCCCGGCGTACAGGCGCGCGCCATACTCCGTCCCGGCTCCGAACCGGGCACCACGAAAATAGACATCGAAGTCAAAAAACGCAAAGTGTGGAACAACTACATATACGCGGACAACGGCGGCGGCTACTACTCGGGGCGCTACCGCTACGGCTTCAACACCGAAATAAACAACCCCACCCGCACCGGCGACAAAATAATAGTCAGCGGCATGATAACCAACGAAGAAACCAAAAACTACAGCCTCCGCTACGAAATGCCGGTAGGCGCGCGCGGCACGCGCCTCGGCTTCGCCTACAGCAAAACCAACTATGAATTCACGCCGAACTCGCTCTACGACTCCCTCGGCGAATCCGAAGGGCTCAGCGTCTACGGCCTCACCCCGCTCTACAGGAGCAAAGCCGACCGCCTCACACTCATCTACGGCTACGACCACAGAAACATCACCGACGAATACCGCTTCCGCGAAGAGATACTGCGCCCATTCGACTTCGGGCGCGACAAAACCGCGAGCGTCTGGCACATAGGGTTGAGCGGCAGCCGCTACGGCGTAAACCAGTTCCTTCAATACAGCCTCGTCTACTGGTACGGCGACATCAAGACCGACGGCGGCGGAGCCTACTACGACGGCGGCTACCACAAGCTCACCGCAGACATGCTCAAAATCTGGTACTGGGGGAGATTCAACGCGCGCGTGCGCGCCAGGGGCCAGCTCGCAAGCCGCGCGCTCGACGGCAGCGAACAATTCTTCCTCGGCGGCATAAACGGCGTGCGCGCCTACGCCAACGGCGACGGCTACGGCGACTCCGGCTACACCGCCACGGGAGAGATACGCTACAACGTCGGCGTCCCCGGCCTCGAGCTCGCGGCCTTCATAGACGTCGGCGCGGCGAAAAACCTCGCCACACCCAACAATGAGATAGACCACCTCGCCGGCTGGGGCGTCGGCCTGCGCTACACCAAGCCAAACGACTGGTACGCGCAGTTCGACTTCGCGCGCAAAATAAACGGCCGCCCCGACCGCTCGGAGCCAGGCGACGACGACTTCCGCCTATGGTTCCAGGTCTACAAGATGTTCTAA
- the leuD gene encoding 3-isopropylmalate dehydratase small subunit (catalyzes the isomerization between 2-isopropylmalate and 3-isopropylmalate in leucine biosynthesis): MGEILKGRAWVFSDDVDTDLIYHNKYLAETDPKNMPQYAFEYYPGKENFAKEVKPGDFVVAGKNFGCGSSREHAVYCLEYAGVPCVLAETCSRIYYRNAINNGYPVLFVKGLSDAIKAGKIKDGDQLEVELSTGTIKDATNGETFHGDAVSNLENDIMKAGGLMNYMKAKVAAEK, translated from the coding sequence ATGGGCGAAATCTTAAAAGGCAGAGCGTGGGTATTCAGCGACGACGTAGACACCGACCTCATCTACCACAATAAATATCTCGCGGAGACGGACCCGAAGAACATGCCGCAGTACGCGTTCGAGTACTATCCCGGCAAGGAGAATTTCGCGAAGGAAGTAAAACCGGGCGATTTCGTCGTCGCGGGCAAGAACTTCGGCTGCGGCTCGAGCCGCGAGCACGCCGTCTACTGCCTCGAATACGCCGGCGTCCCGTGCGTCCTCGCAGAGACGTGCAGCCGCATCTATTACAGGAACGCCATCAACAACGGCTATCCCGTCCTCTTCGTCAAGGGGCTTTCCGACGCCATCAAGGCGGGGAAGATAAAGGACGGAGACCAGCTCGAGGTCGAGCTCTCGACCGGGACTATAAAGGACGCGACGAACGGCGAGACCTTCCACGGCGACGCCGTGAGCAATCTGGAGAACGACATAATGAAGGCCGGCGGCCTCATGAACTACATGAAGGCCAAGGTCGCGGCGGAGAAATAG
- a CDS encoding tyrosine-type recombinase/integrase — translation MILTKQMIEDYLRRLAEDERGEATIDKYRRDLTRFYDFLPDGKLLDKAAVLRWKEHLVARKYASSSVNVMLASVNGMLTHAGLAAWRAKFLKRQRSAFREERRDLARGEYMKLVETARRENNERIGLAMETICSTGIRVSELAFVTVEAARAGRAEIMLKGKCRRILFPSALVKKLLRYAASRKTARGPIFTGKNGKPVSRHRIWAEMKKIGAKAGVAASKVFPHNLRHLFAKAFYALERDLSKLADLLGHSSIETTRIYIATDGCEHRRQLDRMRLVM, via the coding sequence ATGATTCTTACAAAACAGATGATAGAAGACTATCTCCGCCGCCTCGCGGAAGACGAGCGCGGAGAAGCGACGATAGACAAATACAGGCGCGACCTTACGCGCTTCTACGACTTTCTGCCGGACGGCAAACTGCTGGACAAGGCCGCCGTACTGCGTTGGAAAGAGCACCTCGTCGCGCGGAAATACGCGAGCTCCTCCGTCAACGTCATGCTCGCCTCCGTCAACGGGATGCTCACGCACGCGGGGCTCGCCGCGTGGCGCGCGAAATTCCTCAAGCGCCAGCGCTCCGCCTTTCGCGAGGAACGCCGCGACCTCGCGCGCGGCGAATACATGAAACTTGTGGAGACTGCGCGCAGAGAGAACAACGAACGCATAGGCCTCGCGATGGAGACGATTTGCTCGACGGGCATCCGCGTCTCCGAGCTAGCCTTCGTAACGGTCGAAGCGGCGCGCGCGGGACGCGCCGAGATAATGCTCAAAGGCAAATGCCGCCGCATACTCTTTCCCTCGGCTCTCGTTAAAAAACTGCTGCGCTACGCCGCCTCGCGCAAAACGGCGCGCGGCCCCATATTCACTGGAAAGAACGGAAAGCCCGTAAGCCGCCACAGGATATGGGCGGAGATGAAAAAGATAGGCGCGAAGGCCGGCGTCGCGGCGAGCAAAGTCTTCCCGCACAACCTGCGCCACCTCTTCGCGAAGGCGTTCTACGCGCTCGAGCGCGACTTGTCGAAGCTCGCGGACCTGCTGGGCCACAGCAGCATAGAGACGACGCGCATATACATAGCGACCGACGGCTGCGAGCACCGGCGCCAGCTCGACAGGATGAGGCTGGTAATGTAA
- a CDS encoding 3-isopropylmalate dehydratase small subunit: MGRVWKYGDDVNTDVIFPGKYTYTIKERSEMAEHACEDLDPEFTKNAKPGDIIVAGKNWGCGSSREQAAICLKERGIAAIVAKSFARIHYRNCLNEGLATIVCPEACDELKMGDEAEIDFKRGVIKANGKEYPFPPYPEFVQGLINDGGLIPHVKKELGLA; the protein is encoded by the coding sequence ATGGGCAGAGTTTGGAAATACGGCGACGACGTCAACACCGACGTTATATTCCCGGGCAAATACACCTACACGATAAAGGAGCGCTCCGAGATGGCGGAGCACGCCTGCGAGGATCTCGACCCGGAATTTACCAAGAACGCGAAGCCCGGCGACATAATAGTCGCGGGCAAGAACTGGGGCTGCGGCTCAAGCCGCGAGCAAGCGGCGATATGCCTTAAGGAGCGCGGCATCGCGGCAATAGTCGCGAAGAGCTTCGCGCGCATACACTACCGCAACTGCCTCAACGAAGGGCTCGCGACGATAGTCTGCCCCGAAGCCTGCGACGAGCTTAAGATGGGCGACGAGGCCGAGATAGATTTCAAGCGCGGCGTGATAAAGGCCAACGGCAAAGAATACCCGTTCCCGCCGTACCCGGAGTTCGTTCAGGGGCTCATAAACGACGGCGGACTCATCCCGCACGTCAAGAAAGAGCTGGGACTGGCGTAA
- a CDS encoding FadR/GntR family transcriptional regulator: MMESPVKTTRIYEKVVEKLKEEIADGRLLPGDPLPSERQLMETFGVSRSSLREAFRVMELLGLIESIAGKGRFVRQPRVLSEEKAGRIQLEDSAILELMEARRILDPAIAGESAMRATPSDLMRLLRVITATEDRLARPQDRAQADFDFHLVLAEATHNFVFVNITRMNFDLILATHERIYNLLDDKDAFLNEHRNMYDAILDHDAERAREAASRHIDRIYRTLHRGIAAGE, translated from the coding sequence ATGATGGAATCACCCGTTAAGACGACAAGGATATACGAGAAGGTTGTGGAGAAGCTCAAGGAGGAAATAGCGGACGGGCGTCTGCTCCCCGGCGACCCGCTCCCCTCGGAGCGCCAGCTTATGGAGACTTTCGGCGTGAGCCGCAGTTCGCTGCGCGAGGCCTTCCGAGTTATGGAGCTGCTCGGCCTTATCGAGTCGATAGCGGGCAAGGGGCGTTTCGTGCGCCAGCCCCGCGTTCTGTCTGAGGAGAAGGCGGGGCGGATACAGCTTGAGGATTCCGCGATTCTCGAGCTGATGGAGGCGCGCCGCATCCTCGACCCCGCCATCGCCGGCGAGAGCGCGATGCGCGCGACGCCGTCCGACCTAATGCGGCTGCTGCGCGTCATCACGGCTACGGAGGACCGCCTGGCGCGCCCTCAGGACCGCGCGCAGGCGGATTTCGACTTTCATCTCGTGCTCGCCGAGGCGACGCACAATTTTGTGTTCGTCAACATCACTCGCATGAATTTCGATTTGATACTCGCGACGCACGAGAGGATATACAATCTGCTCGACGACAAGGACGCTTTTCTCAACGAGCACAGAAACATGTACGACGCGATACTCGACCACGACGCCGAGCGCGCGCGGGAGGCCGCGTCGCGCCACATAGACAGGATATACCGCACGCTGCACAGAGGAATAGCGGCGGGCGAATAA
- a CDS encoding HD domain-containing protein: MKEKIRELFPEIEWIHDEKMRENTLAAIEDGLKSGGWEPEDMAKIPFTLLIPNCPFSYLDHVRGVTRIAKLAMDEFNAIYAARDAKYRMDNDLLVAGALLHDVGKLVEYEKTPAGETVKSRCGKNLRHPFSGTVIALRNGLPDEVGHIIANHAHEGDGTLRSPEAVVVNKADFINFESIKSFLGMK; the protein is encoded by the coding sequence ATGAAAGAGAAGATCAGAGAGCTGTTTCCCGAAATCGAGTGGATTCACGACGAGAAGATGCGCGAGAACACGCTCGCCGCTATCGAGGACGGACTGAAATCCGGCGGCTGGGAGCCCGAGGATATGGCGAAGATTCCCTTCACGCTCCTCATTCCCAACTGCCCGTTCAGCTACCTCGACCACGTGCGCGGCGTTACGCGCATAGCGAAGCTGGCGATGGACGAGTTCAACGCGATATACGCGGCGCGTGACGCGAAGTACAGGATGGACAACGACCTGCTCGTCGCTGGCGCGCTGCTGCACGACGTCGGCAAGCTCGTCGAGTATGAGAAGACCCCGGCGGGCGAGACGGTTAAATCGCGCTGCGGAAAGAATCTGCGCCATCCGTTCTCCGGCACGGTCATCGCGCTGCGCAACGGCCTGCCGGACGAGGTGGGGCACATCATAGCGAACCACGCCCACGAGGGCGACGGCACTCTGCGCAGCCCTGAGGCGGTCGTCGTTAATAAGGCGGATTTCATCAATTTCGAGTCTATCAAGTCGTTCCTCGGAATGAAATAA
- a CDS encoding aconitase/3-isopropylmalate dehydratase large subunit family protein, with protein MGKTSIMKIMERASGHPVKVGDRVWCKIDWATCRDFGGANVVLQFEKEMGKDAKVWDPDKLAFTFDLQAPAHSEKVAANQKIIREFCKRQGVTRLFDINHGIGQHVMLEAGMIKPGDVVLGTDSHMNLLGAVGAFATGVGNSDIAASYIAGINWFRVPETMKIEVTGKFKKGVCMRDLLTKIIGDLGAGGMDFLAVEFVGETIDNATLAERLTLCSMVTEMSGKVPLIMPNGDVLKWLVERAGPEVETLAKELKADPDAEYCRVLHYNVNDLEPMASCPDAPDNVKPVSEIAGTHVDQVHIGSCSNGRYEDIKAAHDVLMAGGGKVSPTVRTIITPATTEVQLRCVEEGMAADFLKAGIVFTNPTCSLCTAEHYGAMPSGDVGCSTTNRNFIGKVGKGSHTYLMSPMTAMATAVKGVIADPREILK; from the coding sequence ATGGGCAAGACGTCGATAATGAAAATCATGGAGCGCGCCTCGGGCCATCCCGTGAAGGTCGGGGACCGCGTCTGGTGCAAAATAGACTGGGCGACCTGCCGCGACTTCGGCGGCGCAAACGTCGTTCTCCAGTTTGAGAAAGAAATGGGAAAAGACGCGAAGGTCTGGGACCCCGACAAGCTCGCCTTCACCTTCGACCTTCAGGCCCCGGCGCACTCTGAGAAGGTCGCGGCCAACCAGAAGATAATCCGCGAGTTCTGCAAGCGCCAGGGCGTAACGCGCCTCTTCGACATCAACCACGGCATCGGCCAGCACGTCATGCTCGAGGCCGGAATGATAAAGCCGGGCGACGTCGTCCTCGGCACCGACAGCCACATGAACCTGCTCGGCGCGGTCGGCGCGTTCGCGACCGGCGTCGGCAACTCCGACATAGCCGCCTCGTACATCGCGGGCATCAACTGGTTCCGCGTGCCGGAGACGATGAAGATAGAGGTCACGGGCAAATTCAAGAAGGGCGTCTGCATGAGAGACCTTCTGACGAAGATAATCGGCGACCTCGGCGCGGGCGGCATGGACTTCCTCGCGGTTGAGTTCGTAGGCGAGACGATAGACAACGCGACGCTCGCCGAGCGGTTGACGCTCTGCTCGATGGTCACAGAGATGAGCGGCAAGGTGCCTCTCATCATGCCGAACGGCGACGTTCTGAAATGGCTCGTCGAGCGCGCAGGGCCGGAGGTCGAAACGCTCGCGAAAGAGCTTAAGGCCGACCCGGACGCCGAGTACTGCCGCGTGCTGCACTACAACGTGAACGATCTCGAGCCTATGGCATCGTGCCCGGACGCGCCGGACAACGTGAAGCCGGTGAGCGAGATAGCCGGGACGCACGTAGACCAGGTGCATATCGGCTCATGCTCGAACGGGCGCTACGAGGACATAAAGGCCGCGCACGACGTGCTGATGGCGGGCGGAGGCAAGGTCAGCCCGACGGTGCGCACGATAATCACGCCGGCGACGACGGAGGTACAGCTCCGCTGCGTCGAAGAGGGCATGGCGGCGGACTTCCTCAAGGCCGGGATAGTGTTCACGAATCCGACATGTTCGCTCTGCACCGCCGAGCACTACGGCGCGATGCCGTCCGGCGACGTCGGCTGCTCGACGACGAACCGCAACTTCATCGGCAAGGTCGGCAAGGGAAGCCACACGTACCTCATGAGCCCGATGACGGCGATGGCTACTGCGGTCAAGGGCGTCATAGCCGACCCGAGAGAGATACTCAAGTAG
- a CDS encoding aldehyde dehydrogenase family protein, translating into MDKNSWLESLGVAGTCPGVSTGKEWFASDGAKELVSYSPADGSELGRVRCARREDYERAAAAAEAAFLKWREVPAPVRGEIVRQIGVRLREKKEALGRLVSLEMGKILQEGLGEVQEMIDVCDFAVGLSRQLYGLTFPSERPRHRLMEQWHPLGPIAVITAYNFPASVWSWNAMLAAVCGDTVIWKPSSKTPLCAVAIQKIACEVLAENGMPEGVFNLVIGSGRDVGEVMLEDARVRLVSFTGSTETGRHVGVAVARRFGRTILELGGNNASIVTEHADMKQAVPGIVFGAAGTAGQRCTTTRRVIVHESRYEELAQKLTSAYGRLKIGNPLEEGVHVGPVADANVVKDFLAAVEEAKAQGGELLCGGTALPELGACYVSPAIFKMSADAPLVREEKFCPILYLIPYSGGLGEAIRIHNGVPHGLSSSIYTTDFREAEQFLSCSGSDCGIANVNLGTNGAEIGGAFGGEKETGGGRECGSDAWKGYMRRQSGAINFSHEMPLAQGIKFEF; encoded by the coding sequence ATGGACAAAAATTCTTGGCTCGAAAGCCTCGGCGTCGCCGGGACGTGTCCCGGCGTGTCTACGGGAAAGGAATGGTTCGCTTCCGATGGCGCGAAGGAGCTCGTCAGCTATTCGCCGGCCGACGGCTCGGAGCTCGGGCGAGTGCGCTGCGCGAGAAGGGAAGACTACGAGCGCGCCGCGGCTGCGGCAGAGGCTGCGTTCCTTAAATGGCGCGAAGTCCCCGCCCCGGTGCGCGGTGAAATAGTGCGTCAGATAGGCGTCCGCCTGCGCGAGAAGAAAGAGGCGCTGGGCCGCCTCGTCTCCCTGGAGATGGGGAAAATTTTGCAGGAGGGGCTCGGCGAGGTGCAGGAGATGATAGACGTCTGCGACTTCGCGGTCGGCCTTTCGCGACAGCTCTACGGGCTGACATTCCCATCGGAACGCCCGCGCCACAGGCTCATGGAGCAGTGGCACCCGCTCGGCCCGATAGCCGTAATTACTGCTTATAATTTCCCGGCCTCCGTCTGGTCGTGGAACGCCATGCTCGCCGCCGTCTGCGGCGACACCGTGATATGGAAGCCGTCGAGCAAGACGCCGCTCTGCGCCGTTGCGATACAGAAAATCGCCTGCGAAGTGCTCGCGGAGAACGGCATGCCCGAAGGCGTATTCAACCTCGTCATCGGCTCAGGACGCGACGTCGGAGAGGTGATGCTTGAGGACGCGCGCGTGCGCCTCGTGTCGTTCACCGGCTCGACGGAGACGGGGCGTCACGTCGGCGTCGCGGTTGCGCGGCGCTTCGGGCGCACGATTCTCGAACTCGGCGGGAACAACGCGAGCATCGTGACCGAGCACGCCGACATGAAGCAGGCCGTCCCCGGCATAGTCTTCGGCGCGGCGGGCACGGCGGGTCAGCGCTGCACGACGACGCGCCGCGTCATAGTCCACGAGAGCCGCTATGAAGAGCTGGCGCAGAAGCTGACTTCGGCCTACGGCAGGCTGAAAATCGGAAATCCGCTCGAAGAGGGCGTACACGTCGGCCCCGTCGCCGACGCGAACGTCGTGAAAGATTTCCTCGCCGCCGTCGAAGAGGCGAAGGCGCAGGGCGGCGAGCTGCTATGCGGCGGCACGGCGCTGCCGGAGCTCGGCGCGTGCTACGTCAGCCCCGCGATATTCAAAATGAGCGCGGACGCGCCGCTCGTCCGCGAAGAGAAATTCTGCCCGATACTCTATCTCATACCGTACTCGGGCGGGCTCGGCGAAGCCATACGCATCCACAACGGCGTGCCTCACGGGCTCTCGTCGTCGATATACACGACGGACTTCCGCGAGGCCGAACAGTTCCTGAGCTGCTCCGGCTCCGACTGCGGAATAGCGAACGTCAACCTCGGCACCAACGGCGCGGAGATAGGCGGGGCCTTCGGCGGAGAAAAGGAGACCGGCGGCGGGCGCGAATGCGGCTCCGACGCGTGGAAGGGCTACATGCGCCGCCAGAGCGGCGCGATAAACTTCTCGCACGAAATGCCGCTCGCGCAGGGCATCAAGTTCGAGTTCTAA
- a CDS encoding 3-isopropylmalate dehydratase large subunit gives MGKTFAEKVLGRAAGYEVKANEVVTVEPDVCMSHDNGGPISRTFKKIGVEKVKYPERICFVLDHAVPAPTSAHAVNHKEVREFAAEQGIPHLYDIMSGGGVCHQKICEEGYALPGLVMVGSDSHTCTYGAYGAFSTGIGRSEMAAVWATGKIWFKVPESMKVVVTGKFKPGVSTKDFILKLIGDVKADGADYMSVEFHGPGIEDMSISERMTICNMGIEFGAKNAVCKPDQKVLDAIKGKEKYSNWECIWADGDAVYAKEVHYDLGDIEPCVAKPHTVDNWAPVSEVKGTKIHEAFLGSCTNGRIEDLRLAAGILKDKKVAVRTVVIPASWIVYRQAMREGVLDTLLDAGCVICNPGCGPCMGNHEGILAPGETAISTANRNFKGRMGDKDSFIYLASPMTVAASAIKGEITDPREAL, from the coding sequence ATGGGGAAGACATTCGCTGAAAAGGTCCTGGGCAGAGCCGCCGGATACGAAGTGAAGGCGAACGAGGTCGTCACGGTCGAGCCGGACGTCTGCATGAGCCACGACAACGGCGGCCCGATTTCACGCACGTTTAAGAAGATAGGCGTCGAAAAGGTCAAGTATCCCGAGCGCATCTGCTTCGTCCTCGACCACGCAGTCCCCGCTCCGACGAGCGCGCACGCCGTCAACCACAAGGAGGTGCGCGAGTTCGCCGCGGAGCAGGGCATCCCGCACCTTTACGACATAATGAGCGGCGGCGGCGTATGCCACCAGAAGATATGCGAAGAGGGCTACGCGCTCCCCGGCCTCGTGATGGTCGGCAGCGACAGCCACACCTGCACCTACGGCGCCTACGGAGCTTTCTCGACCGGGATAGGCCGCTCGGAGATGGCCGCGGTCTGGGCCACGGGAAAAATATGGTTCAAGGTGCCGGAGAGCATGAAAGTCGTAGTCACCGGCAAATTCAAGCCCGGCGTATCGACGAAGGACTTCATCCTGAAACTCATCGGCGACGTCAAGGCCGACGGCGCGGACTACATGAGCGTCGAATTCCACGGGCCGGGCATCGAGGACATGAGCATTTCCGAGCGCATGACGATATGCAACATGGGCATCGAATTCGGCGCGAAGAACGCCGTCTGCAAGCCCGACCAGAAAGTGCTCGACGCGATAAAGGGCAAGGAAAAATATTCAAACTGGGAGTGCATCTGGGCCGACGGCGACGCGGTCTACGCGAAGGAAGTCCACTACGACCTCGGCGACATAGAGCCCTGCGTCGCGAAGCCGCACACAGTGGACAACTGGGCTCCGGTGAGCGAAGTCAAGGGGACGAAGATACACGAGGCGTTCCTCGGCTCCTGCACCAACGGGCGTATAGAGGACCTGCGCCTCGCCGCCGGAATCCTCAAAGACAAGAAAGTAGCCGTCCGTACCGTCGTCATACCGGCGTCGTGGATAGTCTACCGCCAGGCGATGCGCGAAGGCGTCCTCGACACGCTGCTCGACGCGGGGTGCGTGATATGCAACCCGGGCTGCGGCCCCTGCATGGGCAACCACGAAGGCATCCTCGCGCCCGGCGAAACGGCAATAAGCACGGCCAACAGGAACTTCAAGGGCCGCATGGGCGACAAGGACAGCTTCATCTATCTCGCAAGCCCGATGACGGTCGCGGCTTCCGCGATAAAAGGCGAAATAACAGACCCGAGGGAGGCGCTATAA